One window of the Salmo trutta chromosome 35, fSalTru1.1, whole genome shotgun sequence genome contains the following:
- the LOC115174663 gene encoding sphingosine-1-phosphate phosphatase 1 — protein MGMHSVLEVITGFLYSLLILAVFQSTLDQIDSFYLTSHHAPLVIVILHVGFGFLAFTLDSWSTSRGDTAQALGTGAGAALASHLNHQLGLLADPPLSSLPLALPPLSAALLARSLLRLLLGVVVLLATRAAMKAATIPLACRVFGLPAGDVRQARQHMEVELSYRYIVYGTVSFSCVCLVPLLFSYLNLS, from the coding sequence GAGGTCATCACTGGCTTTCTATACAGCCTGCTGATCCTGGCCGTCTTCCAATCAACGTTGGACCAGATTGACAGTTTCTACCTGACGAGCCACCATGCACCACTAGTCATTGTCATCCTGCACGTAGGCTTTGGCTTCCTGGCCTTCACCCTGGACTCATGGAGCACCTCACGGGGTGACACAGCGCAGGCTCTGGGCACTGGGGCCGGGGCTGCCCTGGCCTCCCACCTCAACCACCAGCTGGGCCTGCTGGCCGACCCACCACTTTCTTCCCTGCCCCTGGCACTGCCCCCCCTGAGTGCCGCCCTATTGGCCCGCTCCCTGCTCCGCCTACTGCTTGGGGTGGTCGTCCTGCTTGCCACCCGGGCTGCAATGAAAGCAGCCACCATTCCGCTGGCCTGCCGGGTGTTTGGGCTGCCTGCTGGCGATGTACGTCAGGCACGGCAGCACATGGAAGTTGAGCTATCTTACCGCTACATTGTCTATGGCACTGTGAGCTTCAGCTGCGTCTGTCTGGTTCCCCTCCTCTTCAGCTACCTGAACCTCTCCTGA